From the Scyliorhinus canicula chromosome 4, sScyCan1.1, whole genome shotgun sequence genome, the window caagccgggaatcgaacctgggaccgtggcgctgtgaagcaacagtagtaaccactgtgctaccgtgccatccatgtttcacaaaacaaaaacagTGATAGATATCTCTCATGTGTTCTCGTCTCCTCAAATGAAAGGCTCCAGGCCCCAGCTTGGCACCTTTCCATAGAAGCACAGTTAGCATTGAAGTCCTACCTTGGAAAGAACCATACATGGGAAAGAACCAGACATGCAGACTTGCATTTTATTTGATATCATAACATACCAGGCAACTATGTTTTCAGGTGTGAACTTTTATTCACCAACATACATCTGTTATTTCAACTGCAGTTTGTGAAAGATAAAGGTGGCAGTGATGCAAGTACTGAAAGGAATATGCTAGGGTaccacaatgtttttttttggaggggaTCGTGGGGTGCAGAAGAAGGAGGAGAAATCAGTATAATGTCTGCATTATAATTGTGTAATtcggaacatttttttttaaaaggataatttgaaatatttttttccaaatgtatcatttgcaaatttaatgCATAGTCCTTTATTCAAAAATTGGAGTGGTGAGAAGAGATACCTGAACATCTATAAAGTACAGAGCAATAACACAGGAGCCAGGACTAGTAAGGTGTAATCAGAAATATTTTCACatcaataaacatttttttttttaattttaaactttTAAATAAAAGCACACAGAAGCGTGATTTCCTGATCAAAATATTGTATGAAAATCTCTTTTAAAACTACCAAAAATATTATAATTACAGTTTTAAAAGATTCACCCCAAatagtatttttttaaatgtaatttctAGCTTGTAGTCGTGGAATTTCTGATAGCACAATACTTAATTGATGTTATCCtgataaaagcaaggaagtttcaGGCATTTATTTTGGTGGAAATGGATTGTGCAGATTGAAGTAATAAGTGTAATTTTTGCCACGTGGATGTAACATGTCAATGCATTTCAACATTCTTCACCTTATTATTcatttaattgaaaaaatatacCTACCGCCCTTCACAAAGATATCTATTGTGCAAAGGAGTTGAGCTGCAAGAGTAACTGACACTTGAATCCCAGCAACTCTTTGAACAGAATTCCACTTTAGAAAGGAAACGAAGCTAATACTGCAACCTTGCAATAATCGCAAGGGCTACATGCAGCAAATAGCAGCAGCTGCAGCAGAGGTCATATGAACCACAGAGGCTGATCTACTCTCCTAATTAAAGGAAAGCAATTATCAATGGAATGTCCAACAATGAGAAGCTATTCAGTACATTGCTTCAAACTGTGTCTCTGATATGCCCCAAAGTAAATGATTGCTTTGCAAATTTGCACAATTAAATAAATATGTAAACAAGCATCCAGTTTCTTTTGCACTAAATTCCAGCAACATGAATTTTCTTCCCAGAGAAAAGAAGAAGAATATGGCAGTCACACTTGTTTTTTGTCTGTTTCTTCCCACTTGCTGTAAAATTGGTGATAGGGAACACGAACTATAATTGATTAACCTAGCCTCTTCCCTTACAACCAGAAATGCACGATTGTATGTGACAAATGGTAGGGATATCCAACCAATGAATCAGTTTCCCCTTTATGGATGACAACTGTTCTCCTTGCCTTTATGCCCAAAATAAATGATCATAAAGTGGGGCACATTATTTACAGCACCAGATTCTCAAATTCGACTCAAATTAGTTCAAGGACAGAAAAGAATTTCTGTCAAGTATGGAAATACTTCTCTCCCCACTTTACCTCAAACCCTGTGCTGAAGTAAGCATGCAATGATTAAGCACAGACTCCTCATGCCCTTGTGGCACATATGTTGGAGAACAGTTGAAGATTATGGTTTTGATGAGATATTAAAATGTATCTTTTAAAAATAGGGCACGGTACCTTTAAAAACATCCCACTGGCCCATTCCAAAAATTAATCTGCTTTCACATTCTGTATCAGATTCAAATCTGGATATAGTTGGAGaaggtgaggaaggatattccagAACATTTTGATTCAAGTTGATACTATTTTTTAAGATTGAGTAATTTTACAATAGAATTTATTCTTCCCCCAGTATTCTCTTTAAGTTAGATGCGTTCATGAATGGGTCTGCATCAATTTCCTTGCACAAAGAAAATGTTAAGAATGaaatgggaaagggcaggaaatgaAATTAATCTTTTGGGGCCAGAGACAGGCATAATGAGCTGAGTGGTGTCTTTCTTGGCTGCAGACACTTGTGATTCTAAGTAGTGATTCCCCCTTTTCTTTCCATTattcttctcccaaagggttgtgaatctgtggaattcgctgccccagaATGTGGTGTATGCTttaacagtgagtaaatttaaggaggagttggacagatttttaattggtaatgggttgaagggttatggggacggtggagttaaggcccagatgagatcagccatgatcgaattgtggagcagactcgatgggccaaatggcctaatttgcTTCTATATGATATGAATGTATCTGAAAGCTGCCTCGATAGATTGACAGCTGGTTAAGCAGCGATGGAGAGTATCACAGCTGAATATCACAACGATGTCCCCATATAGCACCTCGCACTCCCAGCTTCGTTGAAATTAGGCAACTTAACAAAGAGCAGGAACTAAGTTTAGGACTTACCTGCTCAAAGCCATCTGATTCATTTACCCCCTCAAAATTAGTAAGGGAGTCCAATCAAGAGCGATtgaaaaaatttcaaacttcccAACCTAAACAAAAAAATCATGTTCCAAATACAAAACATTTCCATCATATAACAGTACTTGTTAAACCCTTACATACAAGCATTCTGGTGAGGCAGTTGTGTATACAGTACACCATGTAGCATCACAAGTAACAGGAAAGCTGAAGCATGCAGTTCTGTCAACAAGTATCTGAAAGGGTTGAAACTGTGCAGCCCTACAACCGAGGATCCTTCAAAGTTAGTGAATTCTGGCACTTGCAGCAGCATCTGGTGGTAGATACCAATTAATGTCCATAAAATACAGTATCTATGTTACCTAAAAGATCATTTGTCTGCCAACGTAAAATATTGAGCAAGGTTTTCTTTCAGACAAGTGTGCAGTTCTAAGCTTCAATATGTATTTATAGAACACAAGCTCTGACGACTATATCAGTTTCAGATACATCTCTTAAAAGTCCATTTTAAAATGTCCGCAAGGATTTCTGAAAAAAAATGGGTTTTATTTTGAAACAGAAAACTCAGCTTTCCGATCTGGGAAACAAGAGTTGCTGGATATGTAAAGCCAGTCCGAGGTATATTCTTGACGTAGAAGATGTCTCAAGGGTGGTAATAGTCAGCTACAAGGGATGCCACAATAATGTAATTAAACTTTAAAGATGCACACATGGAATATTTTAGATGAAAACATCAGTGTTACCATTACAGTAgtacatgtttaataaatgtgaaAACCTGCCTTTCTAGGAACGATTCACGTAGTTGTCAATCAACCCTTTTGTATGTCCAATTGTGATTATGTAGAAGCCTTAAAGTACAGTGCTTAACTCTCTGGCTGTTGAGTTTTCCTTCGGTCTTGCCTTTGCCTGTTAAATactgatagagagagatagagatattgTATAGCTTTGCAAAAAAAGTTTCATATTATAttgcatttatttctttttttaagtgCATTTCATATACAGAATGCCATGCAAGTCAGATTTTTATTTCACAAAACACAGTGACCATGGTGCAGTGCCCCCTGTACTACTGAACGGGTTAGAATCAGGATGTTAACAGCTGCGATTTGTCTCTGCTGCAGGCTTTCTTGTTTGCACTTGACTAAGTTTATCAATTTAGTTGTTTTGACGCAGCATTTAACAATGTTTTCTAATTGACCAATAGCATATCAAATATAAAACTTTCTATGAATGAACAGAAGGTTAAAGTAAAAGTCGGTACAGTTAGGAGGGTAGGAAAAAGATCTGTTTCctgttgatgggccgaagggccacttCTGTACTGTGttactctgtgactctgtgagaaGGCCTTTGGAGAAGGTAGTTAAATCCACTGGAGAACTGAAAAACTGCACCTGGTTTTGTTCAAACCCAACAAGTGACTAAATAATTATCACAATTTTGAAAACAGCAACTTAACTGTTTTGTGGCGGTCGTGAATTACATGTCTTCCGCCAGTAATCTGCCATTCTCAGAGGGCCATGTAAACTGGACCAAACAATATAGTAGTGCAATGTCATCATAACAAATAAAGCCAACACAGAAAATTGGCAAACACCCGCAGGAAGATAGGGTCCACACTGGAACCTTAATGGAAActatcttctgaactccaatcgtGTAAGATTATCTTTTAAGATGAATTCTAGTGTAAGTGCCTTGACCAGTGAATAACAGCAACCATTTTACAGTGTTCTGCTTTCTCAAACCTCTGTCAGTCTACATTAAAACCTGAGCCTATATGAAAATCTTTAACTAAAACTAAAGAATATTATTTCTAACAATCTCTGCAAATGATTTAGTAGTTACAGCATTTCTAGTTTTAAAATACTATTTTTGTTCTGCAGTAGTCTCTTTACATTTGGTCTTCTTTTTGCCTCAGCTGTGCAGAAGGTCACCTTGGCAATTGAATGTGAACATGGGGCTACTTCATTAATGTCAAACCTACTCAATAACAGGTTTGCTTCCCGAGATCATACTCCGCAAAAACCTCTTGAGAACTGCATATTGTTCTGTTTGAGCAGTTACTTTTCTTCTTCCAACTATAATGCAACTTCCAGCAATGAAGAATAACCTGTGTAGCTGCCTCTTCTATTTACTGCCCATTGCCAACTCACCTTTACTTTAAACAAAATCTAAATAGTCCGTCCAACAGCTTGTTAACAAAAAGACAGAACCACTGGTGCGCCATCCAATTCTTACACCTGGAAGATTCATAGTTACATTAGACTTCCTGAACAGCTATTCCAAGAGTATTAAAATATAGTACACAGCAGAATTCCAAAAACACTAGTTTGAAGCAGTATTCCGAAGAGAAATGTGAGGAATTTCACTGTGGTTTGTAACCATGGGtaaatttatttcaaataaaAGACAAGATTTCTGTGTAAGCTAATTGAAGTATAAGTCAACTGGCACACAATTCTATATCATATTAAATATCATCCTGCAAGAACAGTAACTTAGACCTGTCAGATAATTATTTCTCATGAAGTACCGCTCTGCACACCTCCCACAGTAACCTGAGCTATGAGATGCCCTTGATAAAATAGTCTGCAAAGGTTGACCACTGCTCTGGGGCTGAACTTCAGGTATTCTTGCAATCCAACATCAATCCTGCTCACAAAACTGCCCATGGCAACAAAAATAAGCTAACTAAAAGAATTTGGGTCAAAATAAAACCAATGTACACATGCACTCAAAGACCCTCGCAGCTCCAATGCAGCTTGAAAGCCAATATCTACACACATGGATTACAATTTCTCTATTCGCTGAAATCGTTAACTTTTTTCAATCGATGtttaaatatttaataaaataaCCAATAAAAAATTTAGTAGGGTTATCATGGCAGTTCTACATGCAACAGACCAAAAAAGATAAGTTTAATCCATACTGCAATGAGCTGTAGGACAAttgccctgtccccactctcataAAAATGCAAGAAGGCTGCATTTACTGAAAAACAAAGGAAATCATGTACGAACCCAGGCCCTAATGAATAGACCGTTCCAAGGGAGATATTGTAGCTTTATCTTTGTAAGCAATACCGTACCATACCACCACAAAAGAAAAGTACATTATGCCCATCAAGTACAATATTTTACACAATGGTCCATGGGTGTGTTTACTTTAGGACTGGCATTCCACATCTTCTACACTGCTTAAAAGAGTGGCTATGAATCCTATATCATGGGTGTGTAGATCAATATGTTGTATAGAAAGTTACTGTACTTTGTCAAGAAACAGAACAGACTGTAGACAAACAAAACCAAGGCAGATTTTTACTGATCTTTACTGATTCAGTTCCATTTGTCTATTTGTGGTTTCAGTGGGTCCACTTAATGCTTTGTTATGCACCATGGAATAGTTAAAAGCAGCACTGCTACATGGCGGGAAATCGAGACCAGAAATGCGGGAGAGAGTTTTCATGGTACCTGGGGGCCTTCCTGGGCTGACCCGGTATCCTGCTGCCTTGGTAGTGCCCAAGGGCCTGCCTGGGCTGGTCTTAAACCCAGCTGCCTTTGTTGTTCCCAAAGGTCGGCCCGTACTGGTTCTGTACCCAGCAGCTTTTGTCGTCCCTGATGGCCTTCCTCGTTTCCCCGCTCGGAAAATATTTTTCCTTCTTTTCAGGTCGTTCTGAGCTTCTGCATTTCTTCCCAGACTCAGTTGAGAATTTGGCTCCTCCAATGATTCTTGTTTTACACAGCTTATTGGTTTGTAGCTGTTTCCATAAAGTTTGTCTGGTTGAGAGGAACACAAGTCAAACTGGTCATCGCTGCTCACGTCATCGGCACTGAAGGTCACCTCCTTCTCAGGCTCACAGCAGCCAGAGTTACTGCAGCCAACTGGATGCATGATTTCTAAGAATTAAATGAGGgaaaagttttaaaataatttatgatTATTTATGTAAAATAACTAGCAAATGATCACACAAATGCAAATTGCTGTACCACTGGAAAGCTAAAATACACATAATTTTAAACAGAAAGAAACAATGTTATTGAAATTCATTGGCATGAGGAGTTtcctcattttaaaaatatttgttatgtgggtgtcgctggctacaCCGCCATTGTGTAGAGCTCCTCCACAGCGGCCGAGGCAGCAGAAGCATTGATTAAGCCAGCCAATGATCTGCTCAATCACATTTTATGTTCCAACATAGGTTCAGTGCCTACATGTGTGTTTGGGTTGCTCACTGggttcatggggcagcacggtagccttgtggatagcacaatcgcttcacagctccagggtcccaggttcgattctggcttgggtcactgtctgtgcggaatctgcacatcctccccgtgtgtgcgtgggtttcctccgggtgctccggtttcctcccacagtccaaagatgtgcaggttaggtggattggccatgataaattgcccttagtgtccaaaattgcccttagtgttgggtggggttactgggttatggggatagggtggagttgttgaccttgggtagggtgctctttctaagagctggtgcagactcgatgggctgaatggcctccttctgcactgtaaattctataattctatgaaccaTGTGGGCTGCGGATTTGTGGTGTCGCCCGGTAGTCATCCTCTGCTTTGCCATGATGGCTCAAATGCAGACAGTATAACAGACTACAACAGAATGAGGGCATGATGACTGGTGCCAGAATATTAAGCATTGTCCTGCATGATAAGCTAAGTGCGGTCAACACAGCAGCCGGACTTTGAGCGGCTGTTGCTCATTCTTGTTACACCTGAGAGTTGGCAAGTGGTGCCCGCAAATTGCATgctgccctgcaccatggagaagCCTGTAACGCACACAAATCCAAGCAATTGCTCAGTTTGCTTCCCATGGAACAAAAACCTTCTGTGACTGACCGGTGAACACGGCGATGTTGCAAGAATCATCTGTTCCAACCTGGAAGAAACCAGATGCATAAATATTTGTGACCATTGTTACCTTCACAGCCGCAAGCAATTCTTGCCCTGCTCGGAGGCTGCAGTTGTGACTGGAGCATGATTTCAGCGAGGATGTGAGGCACAGACATCTCACACACAGTTCCGCACAGAGATTCAGTTTGGAGGATTGCTCGGAACACTTTGGACAGATGTGACCTTGTGCTAAGAGCCTTTCTCCCCTCCGCttcctccctcttccagcagcttgCCCTGCTCCACTTCACCTCTGCTCATTCTTCCCATACCACAATGGGCCAATGAAATACAAAGTACTGCGCCCATACTCCCATGTCTAGGAGTTGGTACTTTCTACAGAATCCTGGAGGTCAGGACAAAGTCCTTCAGCATGTGCCACATCATTCCTTGTAGAATTCAGAAATTGTAAATAACATGAAAAGCACTAAAAACTTCCACAATTACAGCAAGAACCAGTGGAAATCAAGCAGCAGCTAAGGTAGTAGTGTTGCAGAGGTGGGGGAACAGGTGTTCAGCTGTGCAACATTAAGAGGGAGCATGATCTGAAGCACAAAACATCAAAATGGTACTCCTAATACAAATCAACAATGCGTCACAATCTGCCTCCCCTTCTTCCTGTGCACGCTAATGCCCTTGCCAAAATGGAGTCCAGCACAACTGGTACCAGATGTATGGGGAGGCTGTGGCAtagtggactaataatccagaatgATGCTCTggagtcccgggttcgaatcgcaccaaggcagatggtgaaatttgaattcaataaaaatctggaatttaaaaaatatgatgaccatgaaaccattgctgattgtcgtcaaatcccatctggtgaactaacgtccttcagggagggaaatctgctgttcttaccctgtctggcctacgtgtgactccagactcacagatatagtatgattgactcttaactgccccactgaaatggccatgcaagccactcagttcaaggtcaattaggacTAAGCagcaatgctggcccagccagcgaagcccacatcacaaaaggatgaatttttaaaaaatgtacacaCAGTCTTGGCAGCAAAACGCCACCTAAAGCACTGAAAAACGGAGCACTACAGTGACAGAATTCACAGCCAATGTTATTAATACAGTAAATACAGCACAGAGGGGAAAAGATGCTTGGATTGGCATAGGAGTGTGGAGAGATGACAAATTACGATTTGAAAGTCAAGGAgctggattttccggtcccccagccaggtGTTTCCAAGTAATCAGACTCTTAGCTTCTCTTGAATGATCTacagaatttagttcctcagtaaTAAATGGCAAAGATCCTCTGAGTCTTTTAAACGTCTGCCTTCCAGACAGCTTTTTGAGTTGGATAACCATTTACCTTTAAGTACATCCTGAATTTTGATACAACAGAATGGCTTAGAAGCCACCTCAGTCACCTTGGTATGAGAGTGGAGATACATGTATCTAATTGTCACTTGTTAGTGCAGAACCGGAGTATTcctgccaaggtgcccgagtggcaccagcagtaccaggttgccaccctgcccagaggccaagcATCCAGGGGCCTCCAATCGCCAGggagaccccccgccccccagccccccaaagTACCGTGCCACCTGGTCCTGGatggtggagaccagtgctaaacagtgcctGGCTGGGGTCTCTGAGACGAGATCAGTAGATGCCGGGTGGCCATTTGAGCCGGCCAAatttgggcgggatccagatttcgACCCCtcgcgagatctggttagatcttgcgaggtgtaACAACCGTCGGGAATCCCGGGAGAGGCTTCTCCCAGAATCTACCAGCCCCGCCCTGTCCCAATCCCGGCAGGACATGGTTGTTAAATCATGCCCAGGATTTTCAAAAGAGGGATGGCAAGTTAGTAAAGATGTAACCAAAATGCATGGGATCCCAAGTTCACCAAATAGCAATAAAAAGTACCAAATGCTCTCTAAATCACTGGTCACCTGTAATTTTTAAATAATCTAAATTTAATTAAAGTCTTCTTTGAAAAAAGCGCTCACAAAATGGGACTGGCAATTATTTGGCTGGAAACACAGCCAGCATGAGCAATGAGCAGACATGTGCAGATTGAACAGAAAGTTTATATATCCATAGGTGTCCTTCCAAAGACATTGAAGCAGAGGTTCACTTCATCATTCATTTCAAATAAGTGGGCAGCTTTGGAGGAGGTGGATTCAATGAATTGAACATTATTCCCGACTGAAACCAGAATTTAAATCAGCACTAGTGAATATTAAACAATTAAATTTATACGCACCTCTGTAATTCATATCGAACCTCACAGAAATTGAAACCACCTGGAAAAAGAGAACAAATAAGAAATTGGACATTGCCTTATCTACCATAGGAACATAGGATATTGGAGCAGGAATGGGTCATTTGACTCCTCGTGCCTACCCCACATTTAACTAGATCACGGTTGATTACCTACTTCAAATgagattttcctgcactatccgcACATCCCTTGATGCCTTTATTTTCTAGAAATCTGTTGATCTTGGGCCGCGATTCTcagcaaccacgatgggtgggagaatagcaggaggtccgctcccacacctcccgctattctcccacccccccaaaaatggcgtgtccggttttccgacacgccgctcggagaaatacgggccgccgtttttcacggcagcccgcgattctccaacacggatgggccgagcggcctgccgttcccgacctgttcacgacggtggcaaccacacctggtcgctgccgtcgtgaacatggcgtgccaggtaagtgtggggcctaggggggggcggatcggggatcgagcaccatgaccgtgctcgggaggggactggcccgtgatcggtgcccaccaatcgtctggccggcgtctcaaggggacgcactctttcccctccgtcgccccgcaagatcaagccgccacgtcttgcggggcggctgaggggaaagacggcaaccgcacatgcgcgggtttgagctgtccaacccgcgcatgcgcggctgacgtcattaggcgctgccgcggcgtcattcttggcgcgccgggccttgaagccagggacaagaccCGGCCGccaagtttcccggtacggcccgcctcttcccccgggtaggggagaataggggtccgggagaggcttccgacgccgtcgtgaacctctccaggtttcacgacggcgtcgggccttgcggagaattccgccctatgtcttgaacatgctcaatggttGAGCTTCATCATTCCTTTGGTGTAGAGaattcaaagattcaccaccctctgagtgaagaaattctgaTCTCTGCCTGTGCTACCGTGAGCACggcaccacagtggttagcacagttgcttcacagctccagagccccaggttcgattcccgcggagtctgcacattctcccctgcctgcgtgggtttcctccggatgctccggtttcctcccgcagtccaatggattggccatgctaaaaaaaattgcccttttgtgtccaaaaaggttgggtggggttgctgggttacagggataggttggaggcgtgggcttaaatggggtgctctttccaagagccggtgcagacacgatgggccgaatggcctccttctgcatcataaATTCTACGATTAACTGGTCTGCCCTTTATTccaagactgtgacccctggttctgactCTCCCAGCCAAGGAAAATTGCCTCCCTCTGTCTACTTTACTGAGCCCTGCattaattttgtaggtttcaatgagatcaccgctCATTCTGAACTCGAGAGATAAAAGCAAACGACagtggatgttggaatctgaaacaaaaacagaaaatactggacaatctcagtaggcctgacagcatcgtggagagagaagggagccaacgTTTCAAGCCTGGATAATCAGGCCAAGTTGAGTCTCCCCAATCTTTCATCATAGGCCAAACCCACCCCACCATTCCAGGAGCTTAAACTTTCCACCTTTCAGGTCCATTCAAAATGATTTTCATTGTATTTAAGAGGATAAAAGCATGCAGAAGTTGAATTTACAGAAGAACTTTGAAGAGGGCAGCAGTGTTACAGCTTCCAAAAAAACAGGCATTCAGAAAAATCAATTTAATAACCAAGATATTAAAGTCATTAGGCAAAGAAGAACTTAAATGCTAGTATTCAAGCAGCCGATGTACTGCAAGTGCCAACAGTGAAAGCTCAAATACAACATGGATGAAAGTATAAATATTTAGTGATGTGAATAGCAACACGCTCCCTTATATCAGATCAGTGTATTGTAGCTGCATATTTAACACTTTCCGAAACCAACCCACAAATATATCTGGAGAAACAAAATCACACAGAAACTGGCAGTAACCTAGATTTGAAGagtcatgggcgcaattctcccaaagggagacgaagtgccaacgccggagtgaaaactggagtgtttcgctccggcgtcggaggccgctcctcgccccctattctaccccccccaaggggctaggagcagcggcgcgTCAATTTTGCACGcagggccttgatgcttgcgtcaaagtggcgccgcCTGAAGGACGCGGCCgtcggcgcctaaatgacgtcacctacccatgcgcggttgccgtcctccccgcggacgCCACGCAAGAATGGAGcactgatcttgcggggcggcggagggaaaagagtgcgtcttttagagatgccggcccgatgattggtgggcaccgatcgcgggccagacccctcctgagaacccacctggtgctcgatcctccgccccccctcccccccccacaggccccacacgcagtggtcgcgcgctgttcacaccggcagcgaccaggtgtggttggcgccggcgtgatccggtcggattaggcaggccacttggcccatccgggccagagaatcgctgctcgaccgttagaaacggcgagcgtggggcggcacggtggcacagtggttagcattgctgcctacggcgctgaggacccaggttcgaatcccggccctgggtcactctccgtgaggAGTtttcacagtctccccgtgtctgcgtgggtttcacccccacaacccaaagatgtgcagggtaggtggattggccacgctaaattgccccttaattggaaaaaataattgggtactctaaaattatttttaaaaaaggaaacggcgagcgccaattctccgagcggcctgtcgtaaaacgcgacacgccattttgggggggggggggaatcgcgtgcgggtgtcagggcggcgtggcatgaatcgcccggcactcccgcgattctcccacccggcatgggggtcggagaatcgtgtcccataTTTGATTCAAAACATCAACTCTCCAAAAatgttgccagatctgctgagtatttccagcaatttgttttatttcagatttccagcatccatagtatttCGCTTTTATTATAGCATTATCAAAACTTCTGTTTACTTCTGTCAACTTCATTTTAACATTTGCATTAAATTCCACCACTTTCATTCCCCACTGTCTGGCGGATTCCTTTTGCCATTATTCTTCCCTGGCTGAGAGGGCAGATGTGTAACTGCTCCCCAGCACCTTCCAGTGTCACTCTTAATTTTATTGCTTGAAAATCCCTGACGGTGGGGATAGTTTCCTGTTTAATTTCCCCCTCACCCTTTGATAAACCTGATTTCCTGCTAGTGTTACAAGCAATGTCAGGATCTCTCTTGGACATTCCAAGTTTATTGCTCAGTTATGCAGCTTGTAACTGTTGTAAGGTTGCATGTTATCtctgtggtgatatacatcactgtaaatacacaaggggttattaatgtaaatacactacaactaagtaaccattagagggagcaccagagatgtcatgacatgcagacatacagccaatgggtcattacaacaggacacaaccaatgggtaatcaggacacccagacgtggcattaccacaaggggcacTTCACaatccatataaaaaggacagggcacacatgctcttcctctttcAACAGTCAGACATCGAGAGAGTGCACCAgtgttg encodes:
- the c4h5orf24 gene encoding UPF0461 protein C5orf24 homolog isoform X2, which codes for MNYREIMHPVGCSNSGCCEPEKEVTFSADDVSSDDQFDLCSSQPDKLYGNSYKPISCVKQESLEEPNSQLSLGRNAEAQNDLKRRKNIFRAGKRGRPSGTTKAAGYRTSTGRPLGTTKAAGFKTSPGRPLGTTKAAGYRVSPGRPPVFNRQRQDRRKTQQPES
- the c4h5orf24 gene encoding UPF0461 protein C5orf24 homolog isoform X1, which gives rise to MNYREIMHPVGCSNSGCCEPEKEVTFSADDVSSDDQFDLCSSQPDKLYGNSYKPISCVKQESLEEPNSQLSLGRNAEAQNDLKRRKNIFRAGKRGRPSGTTKAAGYRTSTGRPLGTTKAAGFKTSPGRPLGTTKAAGYRVSPGRPPGTMKTLSRISGLDFPPCSSAAFNYSMVHNKALSGPTETTNRQMELNQ